A window of the Serinus canaria isolate serCan28SL12 chromosome 27, serCan2020, whole genome shotgun sequence genome harbors these coding sequences:
- the GJC1 gene encoding gap junction gamma-1 protein, whose amino-acid sequence MSWSFLTRLLEEIQNHSTFVGKIWLTVLIVFRIVLIAVGGESIYYDEQSKFVCNTEQPGCENVCYDSFAPLSHVRFWVFQIILVATPSVLYLGYAIHKIARMVEHSEASRRARRRSLPIRWKQHRGLEEAEGDHEEDPMMYPEIEVESVRESKEKQSPAKAKHDSRRQIREDGLMRIYVLQLLARALFEVGFLVGQYFLYGFQVSPVFVCSRKPCPHNVDCFISRPTEKTIFLLIMYGVSCMCLLLNVWEMLHLGFGTIRDTLNAKKKELVDSGTFNYPFTWNTPSAPPGYNIALKPEQMQCTELSNAKMAYKQNKANIAQEQQYGSNEANIPSDLEILQREIKVAQDRLDLAIQAYNNQNNPSSSRGKKSKAGSNKSSASSKSGDGKNSVWI is encoded by the coding sequence ATGAGTTGGAGTTTTCTGACCCGTCTGTTAGAGGAGATCCAGAACCACTCAACCTTTGTTGGCAAAATCTGGCTGACAGTGTTGATTGTGTTTCGGATTGTCCTAATTGCTGTGGGAGGAGAATCCATTTATTATGACGAACAAAGCAAGTTTGTGTGCAACACGGAGCAGCCCGGCTGCGAGAACGTCTGCTACGACTCCTTCGCGCCTCTCTCGCACGTCAGGTTCTGGGTGTTCCAGATCATCCTCGTGGCCACTCCCTCGGTGCTGTACTTAGGCTATGCCATCCATAAAATCGCCCGGATGGTGGAGCACAGCGAGGCCAGCAGGAGAGCCAGGAGGAGGAGCTTGCCCATCCGCTGGAAGCAGCACCGGGGCTTGGAGGAAGCTGAGGGTGACCACGAGGAAGACCCAATGATGTACCCGGAGATCGAGGTGGAGAGCGTCCGCGAGAGCAAAGagaagcagagccctgccaaAGCCAAGCACGACAGTCGGCGGCAGATCCGGGAGGACGGGCTCATGAGGATTTAcgtcctgcagctcctggccagggcCCTGTTTGAGGTTGGCTTCCTGGTGGGGCAGTATTTCCTCTATGGCTTCCAGGTGAGCCCCGTGTTCGTGTGCAGCAGGAAGCCCTGCCCGCACAACGTCGATTGTTTCATTTCCAGGCCGACCGAAAAGACCATTTTCCTGCTGATAATGTACGGGGTGAGCTGCATGTGCCTGCTCCTGAATGTCTGGGAGATGCTGCACTTGGGCTTTGGCACCATCCGGGACACACTGAACGCCAAGAAGAAGGAGCTGGTTGACTCTGGAACCTTTAACTACCCCTTCACCTGGAACACACCCTCGGCTCCCCCGGGCTACAACATCGCGCTGAAGCCGGAGCAGATGCAGTGCACGGAGCTGTCCAATGCCAAGATGGCCTACAAGCAGAACAAAGCCAACATAGCTCAGGAACAGCAGTATGGCAGCAACGAAGCGAACATTCCCTCCGACCTGGAGATCCTGCAGAGGGAAATCAAAGTGGCTCAGGACCGCCTGGACCTTGCCATCCAGGCTTAcaacaaccaaaacaaccccagcAGTTCCAGAGGGAAGAAATCCAAAGCGGGCTCAAACAAAAGCAGTGCCAGTAGCAAGTCAGGAGATGGGAAGAACTCGGTCTGGATTTAA